One genomic region from Cryptococcus gattii WM276 chromosome C, complete sequence encodes:
- a CDS encoding uncharacterized protein (Similar to TIGR gene model, INSD accession AAW42403.1) produces the protein MSVAARSISRTAVSGSRSAAQIRFSSTAPPPLTASLLLSRPPLLTPTPTPFESAFYFHSRSIAHALSSPLPLDFYFKTGSLPLRRHLVAEHAFVSETYGKKLSGKAPDVGDIPPETEYEIIERDRWEKADAKRGEKSLERKPEEEVYCLVLKGKGKEGKWMFPDVKVGKLEALDEAVTRGITGVEGSLGGKGMDSWLVTRKPVGMVKDGESRTFFIRGHILGGEPTLSSSSPYSSWAWLTAPEVEARLRQQGEGKLWDDVKGMFGIPKNEA, from the exons ATGTCCGTCGCTGCCCGCTCAATATCACGCACAGCTGTGTCCGGCTCAAGATCAGCAG CCCAGATCCGCTTCTCCTCGACTgcccctcctcctcttACCGCTTCGCTCCTTCTCTCTCgccctcctcttctcacACCAACGCCTACACCATTTGAATCAGCTTTTTACTTCCACTCTCGATCGATCGCGCACgctctttcttctcctcttcctcttgaTTTTTACTTCAAGACTGGCTCTCTTCCTTTGCGTAGACACCTCGTTGCGGAGCACGCCTTTGTTTCTGAAACATATGGGAAAAAGCTTTCAGGCAAAGCGCCAGATGTTGGAGACATTCCTCCAGAGACAGAATACGAAATAATTGAGCGTGATCGGTGGGAGAAAGCTGATGCTAAACGAGGAGAGAAGAGTTTGGAGAGAAAGCCAGAGGAGGAAGTGTACTGTTTGGTCCtgaagggcaagggcaaggaagGCAAATGGATGTTCCCTGATGTGAAAGTGGGCAAGTTAGAAGCATTGGATGAGGCTGTGACAAGGGGCATCACTGGTGTAGAAGGCAGTTTAGGAGGAAAGGGCATGGACAGCTGGTTGGTCACCAGGAAACCTGTTGGGATGGTCAAGGACGGCGAGTCAAGA ACCTTCTTCATTCGAGGTCACATCTTGGGGGGCGAACCTAcactctcttcttcctcacctTATTCTTCTTGGGCTTGGCTCACTGCTCCTGAAGTCGAAGCCAGGCTTCGTCAACAAGGCGAGGGGAAACTGTGGGATGATGTTAAGGGGATGTTCGGCATACCGAAAAATGAAGCTTAG
- a CDS encoding Endoplasmic reticulum protein, putative (Similar to TIGR gene model, INSD accession AAW42411.1) has protein sequence MATNHLNVEEEVRGRRFIKWNSKHHYAYADTQLSFYASYHSNKINQLIHFFCIPQILWSWLIVAAHVTLPDAKLFTLTRGLAFQPSLALAFITSYMTYYTLLDPIGGITYIPVGSLLYLTATYLATSPPTWLPLTSPGEPSAIPFALVVHGLAWIAQFIGHGVFEHRAPALLDNLVQALVLAPFFVHLEALFAFFNYKPDLHKKIKARAGLRIRDMNRQKSRKAE, from the exons ATGGCAACCAATCATCTTAatgtcgaagaagaggtaCGCGGCAGGCGATTTATCAAATGGAACTCCAAGCATCATTACGCTTACGCCGACACACAGCTATCGTTCTATGCATCATATCATTCAAACAAAATAAATCAATTAATTCACTTCTTTTGTATTCCTCAAATATTATG GAGTTGGCTCATTGTTGCCGCCCATGTCACCCTCCCAGACGCGAAGCTATTCACCTTAACTCGGGGCCTTGCCTTCCAACCCAGTCTAGCGCTAGCTTTCATCACTTCTTACATGACGTATTACACATTGCTTGACCCTATTGGAGGA ATAACTTATATTCCAGTTGGGAGTTTACTTTACCTCACCGCTACATATCTTGCCACATCACCACCTACTTGGCTTCCCCTGACATCTCCTGGGGAGCCATCCGCTATACCATTTGCCCTTGTCGTGCACGGCCTAGCCTGGATCGCGCAGTTCATCGGGCATGGAGTCTTTGAACACAGGGCGCCTGCTTTATTGGATAATCTCGTACAGG CTCTCGTCTTGGCTCCTTTCTTTGTCCATCTCGAAGCCTTGTTTGCTTTTTTCAACT ACAAACCTGATCTACACAAGAAGATCAAGGCTAGAGCCGGACTTAGGATCAGAGATATGAACAGACAAAAGAGTCGCAAAGCTGAGTGA
- a CDS encoding uncharacterized protein (Similar to TIGR gene model, INSD accession AAW42405.1) has product MSTSGYTIHVAGLAPETTEDKLHDFFSFCGKLTSVKKSGSTADITFEKLSAMRTSLMLNGGTLDGAHLEVTSTSDIEKTPSILPASATGSTPIGATEGELAQEDKPKAAIAAEYLAHGYVLGDHIVQKAIDLDHKQGISSRFLSFFNNLDSTIGNKVVGENKTVSGKIQEHAAAAVAKTREVDQSRGISSRFHEYYSKVIGTPVGQKVHQFYTTTQKQVMDVHEEAKRIAEEKKKSQSAAVPADEPGSAVPSSDVKADIASSTTPAAAAASHHPAASTTTIPPPPLL; this is encoded by the exons ATGTCTACCTCCGGCTACACCATTCACGTCGCAGGCCTTGCCCCCGAAACCACTGAGGACAAGCTCCATGatttcttttctttctgTGGTAAATTGACCAGCGTCAAGAAGAGTGGAAGCACTGCCGATATCACCTTTGAGAAGCTCAGTGCTATGAGAACCAGTTT GATGCTTAACGGAGGCACT CTTGATGGCGCTCACCTAGAGGTCACATCTACATCAGACATCGAGAAGACTCCATCCATCCTTCCCGCTTCTGCTACTGGTTCAACACCTATCGGTGCCACTGAGGGAGAGCTCGCCCAGGAGGACAAGCCCAAGGCGGCCATCGCTGCTGAGTACCTCGCTCACGGCTACGTTTTGGGCGATCATATTGTCCAGAAGGCTATCGACCTCGACC ACAAGCAAGGTATCTCCTCTCGTTTCCTCAGTTTCTTCAACAACTTGGACTCCACCATTGGTAACAAGGTTGTTGGGGAGAACAAGACTGTCTCTGGCAAGATCCAGGAGCATGCTGCGGCTGCCGTTGCCAAGACTAGGGAAGTTGACCAGTCTAGGGGCATCAGCTCTAGGTTCCACGAATATTACAGCAAGGTTATCGGAACCCCAGTCGGCCAAAA GGTTCACCAGTTCTACACTACAACACAGAAGCAGGTCATGGATGTGCACGAGGAGGCCAAGAGAATTGCC gaggagaagaagaagtcGCAATCCGCCGCCGTGCCCGCTGACGAGCCTGGATCTGCCGTCCCCAGCTCTGACGTTAAGGCCGACATTGCTTCATCTACTACTCCTGCGgccgctgctgcttctCATCACCCCGCAGCCAGCACCACCACTAtccctccccctcctcttctttga
- a CDS encoding uncharacterized protein (Similar to TIGR gene model, INSD accession AAW42409.1), translating to MFVHGLKRAAIILPVAWTGVWLGYYAYTDTLRRAHIRERNKKLTKTLEALPGGGPDYARPASEIERKALKERYSSLKFAGRYWNPYVEWREQGAWEWALWKGVISTLTLKLFYNGGVPPDRPIPDLPVERPDFDLLYPSSSSATPATRESGSGGSDVEITDKYTCTWLGQSTSYVTLDNLAILTDPALQHRTIPSRLAPERLRPPPCTLSELKRIDVVLVSHNHFDHLDPDAISELGDSCEWIVPKGCGPFLRKHGATRVKELDWWQETKHTLSRPGQKDRTYTITAVPSMHWSARSPLDTNATLWAAFHVKSDTDKPKSFIHLGDTGYSPTLYHAVGRIMGPVDLAAIPIGSYEPRWHMHLQHTDPEGAVRMALQMHARKSIGVHWGTWLMSDEAYNKPPLDLELARQLLDVSENQFSVVPVGKTIVLED from the exons ATGTTTGTTCACGGTCTGAAACGTGCTGCTATAATCCTGCCAGTGGCTTGGACAGGAGTTTGGCTAGGGTATTATG CGTACACCGATACCCTTCGCAGAGCACATATCCGAGAACGAAACAAGAAACTCACCAAGACATTAGAAGCATTGCCAGGCGGAGGACCTGACTATGCACGGCCAGCAAGTGAGATTGAACGAAAAGCATTGAAAGAACG TTATTCGAGCCTTAAATTCGCTGGGAGATACTGGAACCCGTATGTCGAGTGGAGGGAGCAAGGGGCATGG GAATGGGCCCTTTGGAAAGGTGTCATTTCGACACTAACTTTGAAACTCTTCTACAACGG AGGAGTACCGCCAGATAGACCAATACCTGACCTCCCCGTGGAACGCCCGGATTTTGATCTCCTCTacccatcttcatcttctgcaACACCAGCAACTCGTGAATCAGGTAGCGGAGGCAGTGATGTCGAAATCACCGATAAATACACTTGCACATGG CTTGGCCAATCGACATCGTACGTGACACTCGATAATCTGGCCATCCTTACGGATCCGGCTCTTCAGCATCGCACCATCCCGTCTCGACTTGCACCTGAGAGATTACGGCCACCTCCTTGCACTTTAAGTGAACTGAAGAGGATCGACGTTGTTCTTGTATCTCACAA CCACTTTGATCATCTAGACCCTGATGCTATCTCAGAACTGGGTGACAGCTGTGAATGGATCGTGCCAAAAGGATGTGGTCCTTTTTTGCGCAAGCATGGGGCTACCAGAGTGAAAGAACTCGA TTGGTGGCAAGAAACAAAACATACACTCTCTCGGCCCGGTCAAAAGGATAGGACGTACACGATCACTGCCGTGCCTAGCATGCATTGGTCTGCCCGTTCTCCTTTAGATACTAACGCCACTCTCTGGGCTGCTTTCCATGTTAAATCCGATACCGATAAGCCCAAGTCCTTTATTCATCTTGGTGACACTGG CTACTCGCCCACATTATACCATGCCGTAGGCCGGATAATGGGCCCTGTTGATCTCGCTGCAATTCCTATCGGCTCTTACGAGCCCCGATGGCACATGCATCTTCAACATACAGATCCTGAAGGGGCGGTCAGGATGGCTTTACAGATGCATGCTAGAAAGAGTATTGGGGTGCACTGGGGAACATGGCTGATGAGCGATGAAGCTT ACAATAAGCCTCCTTTAGACCTGGAGCTCGCAAGGCAGCTCTTGGACGTCAGCGAAAATCAGTTTTCAGTCGTACCGGTGGGGAAAACCATTGTTCTTGAAGACTGA
- a CDS encoding CDP-diacylglycerol-glycerol-3-phosphate 3-phosphatidyltransferase, putative (Similar to TIGR gene model, INSD accession AAW42407.1) — translation MHRPARGALRISARPATRLALALAFLHPRPYSVSATEPPPSLQPHQYTAFERLSTSLSLNQPCFGARGDEVELLTGPEVFYSRLLDIIKGAKRRILISSLYIGAEEGELVEAIQAALTNNPQLRVVFILDYHRATRLASSSNLPPSTAHLLLPLVERFSDRCEVWLFRSPKLKGLMEKIVPARYDEGWGTWHGKWYGADDEVIISGANLGRSYFTNRQDRYIHFRSNPSLLSYLSSLTRLFTQYSYLLHHSPPPHISPYNTVPLPSPRNQDDSKLSTSPVSIHPRASLIWPSPSINPRKFSLHALATLTAFQNSWRASNTARSRRVDVDTWFWPVLQAGVLGIKEEERAMAEVWKAVKESHEGEQDESRKVEVDLTSGYFGLYKKYKQLVVESPAAVRIIAASPKANGFYGSKGFSRLIPEGYTLLESRFHQDTVRAGRAWDMEKGTGVRLKEWERKGWTYHSKGLWVSPPNSKPFLTFVGSSNLSTRSLTLDTELSMVMMTSSPTLRRALDTELKHLDEYATQVGEDTWKLEERQVSWLAWLLVALGVEGML, via the exons ATGCATAGGCCAGCCCGCGGCGCCCTCCGCATCTCCGCACGCCCGGCCACTCGGCTGGCGCTTGCCCTCGCTTTCCTCCACCCCCGTCCATACTCAGTCTCTGCCACAGAGCCCCCGCCCAGCCTGCAGCCGCATCAGTATACAGCATTCGAACGTCTTTCAACCTCTCTCTCTCTAAATCAGCCATGTTTTGGTGCCAGAGGAGACGAAGTAGAACTCTTGACCGGGCCAGAAGTGTTTTACAGCCGGCTTTTGGACATTATCAAGGGGGCAAAGAGGAGAATATTGATCAGCAGTTTGTATATCGGAGCCGAGGAAGGAGAGCTT GTTGAGGCCATACAGGCCGCCCTGACGAACAATCCACAGCTGCGTGTAGTTTTTATTCTCGATTACCATCGTGCGACCCGCCTAGCATCTTCATCCAATCTACCGCCTTCTACCGCCCATCTTCTATTACCCCTCGTGGAACGTTTCTCTGACCGGTGTGAAGTGTGGCTGTTCAGAAGTCCAAAGTTGAAAGGATTaatggagaagattgtACCTGCAAGATATGACGAAGGATGGGGCACATGGCACGGTAAATGGTATGGTGCAGATGATGAAGTGATTATAAGCGG AGCCAACCTCGGTCGCTCGTATTTTACAAATAGACAAGATAGATATATCCATTTCCGATCCAATCCCAGCTTGTTATCTTATCTCTCATCATTAACTCGACTATTCACTCAATACTCGTATCTTCTACACCATTCGCCACCACCCCACATCTCTCCCTACAACACTGTCCCGCTCCCTTCACCCCGGAATCAGGACGATTCAAAACTCTCGACTTCTCCAGTTTCAATCCACCCCCGTGCCTCTCTCATATGGCCCTCTCCTTCCATCAATCCCCGCAAGTTCTCCCTTCACGCTCTTGCCACATTAACAGCATTTCAAAACTCGTGGCGTGCCTCCAATACCGCCAGATCACGTCGAGTAGATGTTGATACTTGGTTTTGGCCCGTTCTTCAAGCTGGAGTGTTGGGTATTAAAGAGGAGGAGCGGGCGATGGCAGAAGTCTGGAAAGCCGTGAAGGAAAGTCACGAAGGGGAGCAAGACGAATCTAGAAAAGTGGAAGTAGATTTGACAAGTGGATATTTTGGTCTATACAAGAAGTATAAGCAATTGGTAGTGGAGTCACCAGCAGCGGTTAGGATCATTGCAGCGTCACCAAAG GCAAACGGATTTTACGGGTCCAAAGGATTCTCTAGGCTCATCCCAGAGGGCTATACTTTGTTGGAAAGCAGGTTTCACCAAGATACTGTCAGAGCTGGTAGAGCTTGGGACATGGAAAAGGGTACAGGCGTGAGGTTAAAAGAGTGGGAGAGAAAAGGCTGGACGTATCATTCAAAAG GGCTTTGGGTTTCACCGCCTAACTCAAAGCCATTCCTAACATTTGTCGGCTCATCAAATCTTTCTACTCGATCACTCACGCTCGACACGGAGCTGTCCATGGTGATGATGACTTCTTCCCCTACTTTACGGCGGGCTCTTGATACCGAGTTGAAGCACTTAGACGAGTACGCGACTCAAGTAGGGGAGGATACGTGGAAACTGGAGGAGCGGCAGGTCAGTTGGTTAGCTTGGCTTTTGGTGGCGCTTGGAGTAGAGGGGATGTTATAG
- a CDS encoding thymidylate kinase, putative (Similar to TIGR gene model, INSD accession AAW42703.1) — protein sequence MPTSTRGAFIVFEGLDRCGKSTQVDHLVQRLERQGRRARLQKFPDRTTQIGKMIDAYLQSKTEIDDHAIHLLFSANRWECSAAIRRDLASGITVIADRYAFSGIAFSAAKGLCFDFCLQPDAGLPLPDATLYLTLPPETAARRSAYGEERYESVSIQQAVRQQFKLVANEIKKRHGADKWIEIDADGTITDVKERVWSQISDVVEHANGSIGDLWSS from the exons ATGCCTACTTCTACCCGAGGCGCCTTCATTGTCTTCGAAGGACTAGATCGTTGCGGGAAGTCAACACAAGTAGACCATCTAGTCCAACGTTTGGAGCGCCAGGGCCGCAGAGCACGCCTGCAAAAGTTCCCCG ATAGAACAACGCAAATTGGGAAAATGATCGACGCTTATCTGCAATCCAAGACTGAAATAGATGACCATGCCATTCACCTTCTCTTCAGTGCCAACCGGTGGGAATGCTC AGCAGCCATCAGGAGAGATCTAGCCAGTGGCATAACAGTCATCGCTGACCGTTACGCATTCTCGGGTATAGCTTTTTCAGCAGCCAAG GGTTTATGTTTTGATTTCTGCTTGCAACCGGACGCGGGACTCCCTCTTCCGGACGCAACCCTCTATCTCACCTTACCCCCAGAAACAGCGGCCAGGCGTTCCGCATATGGTGAAGAGCGTTATGAGTCTGTTTCTATTCAACAAGCCGTTCGACAGCAGTTCAAACTTGTTGCCAATGAAATTAAAAAACGACATGGCGCTGACAAATGGATTGAGATCGACGCTGATGGGACAATCACGGATGTCAAAGAACGGGTATGGTCGCAGATCAGTGACGTTGTTGAACATGCAAACGGAAGCATTGGGGATCTTTGGTCAAGCTAG